From Nocardioides daedukensis, the proteins below share one genomic window:
- a CDS encoding response regulator transcription factor, translating to MARILIIEDEARIASFVAKGLRAEGHQSVIADDGPAGLDLVLTDDFDLVVLDIGLPGMDGFEVLDQMRNQGSRVPVIVLTARDSVTDTVSALEGGADDYMSKPFRFAELLARVRLRLRQANEKPAARDDVLEAGGVRLDLRTRTAFANGSEVELSAREFTLLEIFLLNPGQVLSREQLLDHVWGYDFDPASNVVDVYVGYLRKKLGASTISTVRGMGYRFNA from the coding sequence ATGGCCCGCATCCTGATCATCGAGGACGAGGCACGGATCGCGTCGTTCGTCGCCAAGGGGCTCCGAGCCGAGGGGCACCAGAGCGTCATCGCAGACGACGGCCCCGCTGGTCTCGACCTGGTCCTGACCGACGACTTCGACCTGGTGGTGCTCGACATCGGGTTGCCCGGGATGGACGGGTTCGAGGTCCTCGACCAGATGCGCAACCAGGGCTCGAGGGTTCCTGTCATCGTGCTCACCGCCCGCGACTCGGTCACTGACACCGTTAGCGCACTGGAGGGCGGGGCGGACGACTACATGTCCAAGCCGTTCCGGTTCGCCGAGCTCCTCGCCCGCGTCCGGCTCCGGCTTCGCCAGGCCAATGAGAAGCCTGCGGCACGAGACGACGTACTCGAGGCCGGCGGGGTCCGGCTGGACCTGCGTACCCGTACGGCGTTCGCGAACGGCAGCGAGGTGGAGCTGTCGGCTCGGGAGTTCACGCTGCTCGAGATCTTCCTGCTCAACCCCGGGCAGGTGCTCTCGCGCGAACAGCTGCTCGACCACGTCTGGGGCTATGACTTCGACCCGGCCTCCAACGTCGTGGACGTCTACGTCGGCTACCTGCGCAAGAAGCTCGGCGCCTCGACGATCTCAACCGTGCGCGGGATGGGCTACCGCTTCAACGCCTGA
- a CDS encoding DUF3052 domain-containing protein: MSSTTGGDSAPTAGAAVRLGFTPGMVIQELGWDEDTDDGLRLEIEDAIDADMVDGDHGNVVDAVLLWWRDDDGDLVDALVDALTDLVGGGVIWLFTPKVGRPNAVDAADISEAAPIAGLSQTTTASVSSEWAATRLVAPKSAH, encoded by the coding sequence CCGGAGCAGCCGTTCGATTGGGCTTTACACCGGGAATGGTGATCCAGGAACTCGGCTGGGACGAAGACACCGATGACGGTCTGCGCCTCGAGATCGAGGACGCCATCGACGCCGACATGGTCGACGGCGACCACGGCAACGTCGTGGACGCAGTGCTGCTCTGGTGGCGCGACGACGACGGAGACCTGGTCGACGCACTCGTCGACGCCCTGACCGACCTCGTCGGCGGCGGCGTCATCTGGCTGTTCACCCCCAAGGTGGGTCGCCCCAACGCCGTGGACGCGGCGGACATCTCCGAGGCCGCCCCGATTGCGGGCCTGTCGCAGACGACGACCGCGTCGGTCAGCAGCGAATGGGCCGCCACCCGCCTGGTCGCCCCCAAGTCGGCCCACTGA
- a CDS encoding HAMP domain-containing sensor histidine kinase, with protein MAVLVALALSSAGAIMYGIESARLDRAATAQAEQEIAEFRTLQEQGKDPNTARDFASIRDLMRVFLERNVPSDNELFVAWVDDKAAFVSASDHRGFGGSDELAALVARHVEDGAEFRADSSVGELLITVQPVHGQSSRGALVVVTFLDDMHADLTNLMRTYAIFSLLSLGVITMLAGWQAGRLLAPLRQMSETAREISVTDLSRRLPETGNDDISALTRTVNEMLARLEESFTTQRQFLDSAGHELRTPLTILRGHLEVLDEDNPAEVAETRDMLLDEIDRMARLVNDLILLTKSNRPDFITPGPVDLDALVSSVVTKARGLGVREWQVDATTDGVLLHLDEQRITQALLQLADNAVKHTHPGDVIAVGASVDHSDGTSSSTVRLWVRDAGHGVEPGDRERIFERFSRSAVLPGDEGFGLGLSIVRAIASAHGGTVHVEDAEPTGATFVLTLPFAADTVTEEEESWPAS; from the coding sequence GTGGCGGTCCTGGTCGCACTGGCGCTGAGCAGCGCGGGGGCGATCATGTATGGCATCGAGTCGGCACGCCTCGACCGTGCGGCCACGGCCCAGGCAGAGCAGGAGATCGCCGAGTTCCGCACACTGCAGGAACAGGGCAAGGACCCGAACACGGCCCGGGACTTCGCCAGCATCCGGGACCTGATGCGGGTCTTCCTCGAGCGGAACGTGCCCAGCGACAACGAGCTCTTCGTGGCCTGGGTCGACGACAAGGCAGCATTCGTCTCGGCATCGGATCACCGGGGTTTCGGCGGCAGCGACGAGCTCGCCGCACTCGTCGCTCGTCACGTCGAGGACGGAGCCGAGTTCCGGGCTGACTCCAGCGTCGGCGAGCTGCTGATCACGGTGCAACCGGTGCACGGCCAGTCCAGTCGCGGTGCGCTCGTGGTGGTCACCTTCCTCGACGACATGCATGCCGACCTGACCAACCTGATGCGCACCTATGCGATCTTCTCCCTGCTCTCCCTCGGCGTGATCACGATGCTCGCCGGGTGGCAGGCAGGTCGCCTGCTGGCCCCCTTGCGCCAGATGAGCGAGACCGCCCGCGAGATCAGCGTCACCGACCTGTCGCGGCGCCTGCCGGAGACCGGCAACGACGACATCAGCGCGTTGACCCGGACCGTCAACGAGATGCTCGCCCGGCTCGAGGAGTCGTTCACCACGCAGCGCCAGTTCCTCGACAGTGCCGGGCACGAGCTGAGGACCCCGCTGACCATCCTGCGCGGCCACCTCGAGGTGCTCGACGAGGACAACCCCGCCGAGGTCGCGGAGACCCGCGACATGCTCCTCGACGAGATCGATCGGATGGCGCGCCTGGTCAACGACCTGATCCTGCTGACCAAGAGCAATCGGCCGGACTTCATCACACCCGGCCCGGTCGACCTCGATGCGCTCGTCTCCTCGGTGGTCACCAAGGCCCGCGGCCTGGGGGTGCGTGAGTGGCAGGTCGACGCCACCACGGACGGCGTACTCCTCCACCTCGACGAGCAGCGCATCACCCAGGCCCTGCTCCAGCTCGCCGACAACGCGGTCAAGCACACCCACCCCGGTGACGTCATCGCCGTCGGTGCGTCTGTGGACCACTCGGACGGTACGTCGTCCAGCACCGTCCGGTTGTGGGTGCGCGACGCGGGGCACGGCGTGGAACCTGGCGACCGGGAGCGGATCTTCGAGCGATTCAGCCGCAGCGCCGTCCTGCCCGGCGACGAGGGCTTCGGTCTCGGGCTCTCGATCGTGCGCGCCATTGCCAGCGCCCATGGCGGAACCGTCCACGTGGAGGATGCGGAGCCGACCGGCGCCACCTTCGTTCTCACCCTGCCCTTCGCGGCAGACACCGTCACCGAGGAAGAGGAGTCATGGCCCGCATCCTGA
- a CDS encoding peroxiredoxin, whose product MTDLHVGDVAPDFTLRDQFGQDVTLSSFIGSKAVVIFFYPFAFSGVCTGELTGIADRLDEFLTFDSEVLAISCDPIYSVRSFADSDNLNFSLLSDFWPHGEVSRAFEVFDEKKGCPRRSSYVIGKDGRITWAVHNAMADGRDLDEHLRELQAAAEG is encoded by the coding sequence ATGACTGATCTGCACGTCGGCGACGTGGCCCCGGACTTCACCCTCCGGGACCAGTTCGGCCAGGACGTGACCCTGTCGTCGTTCATCGGGTCCAAGGCAGTCGTGATCTTCTTCTATCCGTTCGCCTTCTCGGGGGTCTGCACCGGCGAGTTGACCGGCATCGCGGACCGGCTCGACGAGTTCCTGACCTTCGACAGCGAGGTCCTGGCGATCTCGTGCGACCCGATCTATTCAGTGCGCTCGTTCGCCGACTCGGACAACCTCAACTTCTCCCTGCTCTCCGACTTCTGGCCGCACGGGGAGGTGTCGCGCGCGTTCGAGGTCTTCGACGAGAAGAAGGGCTGCCCGCGCCGTTCCTCCTACGTGATCGGCAAGGACGGCCGGATCACCTGGGCAGTGCACAACGCGATGGCTGACGGCAGGGACCTCGACGAGCACCTGCGCGAGTTGCAGGCTGCAGCAGAAGGCTGA
- a CDS encoding septum formation family protein has translation MLAVVCGLLVLSGCAQDSEDPEPLGARAGAKATGGTAPELDPLAGAPSLGACYALQKSDTLATTSTRAALPDCDRAHTSRTFLVETVPEGQQTDDFELIRSKCEGALPTGTGLNTTELYSSIVTWIWFEPTSAQKKAGARWFRCDAIAQSREKLKPLPRTADRGYNFFIGALPKAYKRCIRDGKDTNGDGEPEPVHVTCAEKHQYEWTGYFRMKDTSKFPSDKAFMGWAKSRCTKVAGTAQWWATWPSERAWSDGERRISCYAKVG, from the coding sequence GTGCTGGCAGTCGTCTGCGGGCTGCTGGTGCTGTCGGGTTGCGCTCAGGACTCCGAAGACCCCGAGCCGCTCGGGGCCCGCGCCGGCGCGAAGGCCACCGGCGGCACCGCACCAGAGCTCGATCCGCTCGCGGGCGCACCCTCCCTCGGGGCCTGCTATGCGTTGCAGAAGAGCGACACCTTGGCCACGACCAGCACCCGGGCCGCCCTGCCCGACTGCGACCGTGCGCACACCTCGCGGACCTTCCTGGTCGAGACCGTGCCCGAAGGGCAGCAGACCGACGACTTCGAGCTGATCAGGTCCAAGTGCGAGGGAGCGCTGCCCACCGGCACCGGGCTGAACACGACCGAGCTCTACTCCTCGATCGTCACCTGGATCTGGTTCGAGCCGACGTCGGCGCAGAAGAAGGCGGGCGCACGCTGGTTCCGTTGCGATGCCATCGCCCAGAGCCGGGAGAAGCTCAAGCCCCTGCCCCGCACGGCTGACCGGGGATACAACTTCTTCATCGGAGCGCTGCCGAAGGCCTACAAGCGCTGCATCCGCGACGGCAAGGACACCAACGGCGACGGCGAGCCGGAGCCCGTCCACGTGACCTGCGCGGAGAAGCACCAATATGAGTGGACCGGCTATTTCCGGATGAAGGACACCAGCAAGTTCCCCTCCGACAAGGCCTTCATGGGCTGGGCGAAGTCCCGGTGCACCAAGGTGGCGGGCACCGCTCAGTGGTGGGCCACCTGGCCCTCGGAGCGAGCCTGGAGCGACGGCGAGCGCCGGATCTCCTGCTACGCGAAGGTCGGGTAG
- a CDS encoding serine/threonine-protein kinase, whose protein sequence is MAGTHGRVRKDSWGFTEGDQITPELTVLTLLGGGAAYEALLAFDEITCGPVVVKVLRPDQVHDEASLRGLRREIAALDEVNHPVVVRGLRHDADGPRPHVVLEHIDGPRLSSLIRRYGPLPEAQYLPLAIDLAAAVHYLGHVGQVHLDIKPSNIIMGAPARLIDLSLMRTTEVAAALDKPIGTDAYMAPEQCLPGEYAVPGPASDVWGIGATLFHAVSGYLPFDQGNPGADMPLEIWPQLGPTIYDVPGFVPDEVGTVIHACLESDPDDRPAPREIMDALQPLLERMPRGRLAGFKVRA, encoded by the coding sequence ATGGCAGGGACACACGGGCGAGTCCGCAAGGACAGCTGGGGCTTCACCGAGGGTGACCAGATCACCCCGGAGCTGACCGTGCTCACCCTGCTCGGGGGAGGCGCGGCCTATGAGGCGCTGCTCGCCTTCGACGAGATCACCTGCGGTCCGGTGGTGGTGAAGGTCCTGCGTCCCGACCAGGTGCACGACGAGGCCTCGTTGCGCGGCCTGCGCCGCGAGATCGCCGCGCTCGACGAGGTGAACCATCCAGTGGTGGTCCGCGGGCTCCGGCACGACGCCGACGGCCCGCGGCCCCACGTCGTGCTCGAGCACATCGACGGGCCGCGGCTCTCCTCACTGATCCGCCGCTACGGTCCGCTGCCCGAGGCGCAGTACCTCCCGCTCGCCATCGACCTCGCGGCGGCGGTGCACTACCTGGGCCACGTGGGGCAGGTGCACCTCGACATCAAGCCCAGCAACATCATCATGGGCGCACCTGCCCGCCTGATCGACCTGTCCCTGATGCGCACCACCGAGGTCGCTGCGGCCCTGGACAAGCCGATCGGCACGGATGCCTACATGGCTCCCGAACAGTGCCTGCCGGGTGAGTACGCCGTACCGGGGCCGGCCAGTGACGTGTGGGGAATCGGCGCCACGCTGTTCCACGCGGTCAGCGGCTACCTGCCCTTCGACCAGGGAAACCCCGGCGCGGACATGCCCCTCGAGATCTGGCCGCAGCTCGGGCCGACGATCTATGACGTGCCCGGCTTCGTGCCCGACGAGGTCGGCACGGTGATCCATGCCTGTCTCGAGTCCGACCCGGACGACAGGCCGGCACCGAGGGAGATCATGGACGCCCTCCAGCCGCTCCTCGAGCGGATGCCGCGGGGCCGCCTGGCCGGCTTCAAGGTGCGTGCGTGA
- a CDS encoding AMP-binding protein has product MGKTRERLASGATSAKVLLGAGIVEPFGPRKLVGLAGTVLKWGTGPAGGFTTLAVRYPDRPGLIDELGTLTFGELEQRSNALADSLRRQGIREGDSVAVMARNHRGFVDATLAIAKLGADILYLNTAFAGPQLVDVLAREKPKAVIHDEEFTDLLAGAAVENRILAWVDSSDPAVASLESLIASGSPAALTPPKRHAKVVILTSGTTGTPKGAPRKEAGIPAAVSLLSRMPLKARWRTHIAAPLFHTWGFAHLMLGMLLGSTAVLTRRFEPETALATATSTGCKAIVVIPVMLQRILQLPQDTIEKYDLSAVEVVAASGSALPGDLALKWMDTFGDNLYNIYGSTEVAYASIATPEDLRAAPDSAGKPPHATVVRIFDESGNEVPQGTSGRIFVGNGLLFEGYTGGGNKELIDGLMSSGDVGRFDEFGRLYVEGRDDEMIVSGGENVFPKEVEDCLARHDGVVEVAAIGIDDDDFGTRLRAFVVTSRDVDEEELKAWVRKNLARFKVPKEFVFLDELPRNATGKVLKRELTEWQRD; this is encoded by the coding sequence ATGGGCAAGACGCGCGAGAGACTCGCCAGTGGCGCGACGTCGGCCAAGGTGCTGCTCGGCGCCGGAATCGTGGAGCCGTTCGGTCCACGCAAGCTCGTCGGCCTCGCCGGCACCGTCCTCAAGTGGGGGACCGGACCGGCCGGCGGGTTCACCACGCTGGCGGTGCGCTACCCGGATCGCCCCGGCCTGATCGACGAGCTCGGCACGCTCACCTTCGGGGAGCTCGAGCAGCGCAGCAACGCGCTGGCCGACTCGTTGCGCAGGCAGGGCATCCGCGAGGGTGACTCGGTGGCGGTGATGGCCCGCAACCACCGTGGGTTCGTCGACGCCACGCTGGCCATCGCCAAGCTCGGTGCCGACATCCTCTACCTCAACACCGCCTTCGCCGGCCCACAGCTGGTCGACGTACTCGCACGGGAGAAGCCGAAGGCCGTCATCCATGACGAGGAGTTCACCGACCTGCTGGCCGGTGCTGCGGTCGAGAACCGGATCCTGGCCTGGGTCGACAGCTCCGATCCCGCCGTGGCGAGCCTCGAGTCGCTGATCGCCTCGGGCAGCCCGGCCGCACTGACCCCGCCGAAGCGGCACGCGAAGGTGGTGATCCTGACCTCGGGGACCACCGGGACGCCCAAGGGCGCCCCACGCAAGGAGGCCGGCATCCCGGCCGCGGTCTCGCTACTCTCCCGGATGCCGCTCAAGGCCCGCTGGCGCACCCACATCGCGGCGCCGCTCTTCCACACCTGGGGCTTCGCGCACCTGATGCTCGGGATGCTGCTCGGCTCGACCGCGGTGCTCACCCGTCGCTTCGAGCCGGAGACCGCACTGGCCACCGCCACCTCGACCGGCTGCAAGGCCATCGTGGTGATCCCGGTGATGCTGCAACGGATCCTGCAGCTGCCCCAGGACACGATCGAGAAATATGACCTGTCCGCTGTCGAGGTCGTCGCGGCCTCGGGCTCCGCGCTGCCCGGTGACCTGGCCCTGAAGTGGATGGACACCTTCGGCGACAACCTCTACAACATCTATGGCTCCACCGAGGTCGCCTATGCCTCGATCGCCACACCGGAGGACCTGCGGGCCGCCCCGGACAGTGCCGGGAAGCCGCCGCACGCCACCGTCGTACGCATCTTCGACGAGTCGGGCAACGAGGTCCCGCAGGGCACGTCGGGCCGGATCTTCGTCGGCAACGGGCTCCTGTTCGAGGGCTACACCGGCGGTGGCAACAAGGAGCTCATCGACGGACTGATGTCCTCGGGCGACGTCGGCCGCTTCGACGAGTTCGGCCGGCTCTACGTCGAGGGACGCGACGACGAGATGATCGTCTCCGGTGGCGAGAACGTCTTCCCCAAGGAGGTCGAGGACTGCCTGGCGCGCCACGACGGCGTGGTCGAGGTGGCTGCGATCGGCATCGACGACGACGACTTCGGCACACGCCTGCGGGCCTTCGTGGTCACCTCCCGCGACGTGGACGAGGAGGAGCTCAAGGCGTGGGTGCGCAAGAACCTGGCCCGCTTCAAGGTCCCCAAGGAGTTTGTCTTCCTCGACGAGCTCCCGCGCAACGCCACCGGCAAGGTGCTCAAGCGCGAGCTCACCGAGTGGCAGCGGGACTGA
- a CDS encoding AMP-binding protein, whose translation MLVQFQIADFIDRAAGVYGDRIGVVDEPDQPAPSHGEVTYREIAARAKRQAAKLDELGIGFGERVAVVSHNSARLLTSFFGVAGHGRVLVPVNFRLRPDEVSYIVEHSGARMLLVDPEIADELADVTAEFKYVIGNDDDIYAAEGVEPKPWTPDENATATINYTSGTTARPKGVQITHRNIWVNAVTFGLHAGVTDRDVYLHTLPMFHANGWGMPFAMAGLGVPQVVIRKIDGAEILRRVEEHGVTVMCAAPAVVAAVLEAAADWEGEIPGRDKVRIIVAGAPPPTKTVARVEQELGWEFIQIYGLTETSPLLTINRTRAEWDDLDPEARASKLVRAGAPAVGVRLSTDAAGEVLARSNVVLEGYWQNPDETERCLADDWFHTGDGGVIGDDGYLTIQDRKKDVIITGGENVSSIEVEDVLFSHPAVQEVAVIGVPSEKWGETIKALVVLAPDEHATEADLIAWCKDRAAGYKAPTSIEFRDELARTATGKLQKFKLRAPYWEAQGKQIN comes from the coding sequence ATGCTCGTCCAGTTCCAGATCGCCGACTTCATCGACCGCGCCGCGGGCGTCTATGGCGACCGCATCGGTGTGGTCGACGAGCCAGACCAGCCGGCCCCCTCGCACGGTGAGGTGACCTATCGCGAGATCGCCGCGCGCGCCAAGCGCCAGGCCGCGAAGCTGGACGAGCTCGGGATCGGCTTCGGTGAGCGGGTCGCGGTGGTGTCCCACAACAGCGCCCGCCTGCTGACCTCGTTCTTCGGTGTGGCCGGTCACGGCCGCGTGCTGGTCCCGGTGAACTTCCGGCTCCGGCCGGACGAGGTGTCCTACATCGTCGAGCACTCCGGTGCCCGAATGCTGCTGGTCGACCCGGAGATCGCCGACGAGCTCGCCGACGTCACGGCCGAGTTCAAGTATGTGATCGGCAACGACGACGACATCTATGCCGCCGAGGGCGTCGAGCCCAAGCCCTGGACCCCGGACGAGAACGCCACCGCCACGATCAACTACACATCCGGTACGACGGCCCGCCCCAAGGGCGTCCAGATCACCCACCGCAACATCTGGGTCAACGCAGTCACCTTCGGCCTCCATGCCGGTGTCACCGACCGCGACGTCTATCTGCACACGCTGCCGATGTTCCACGCCAACGGCTGGGGTATGCCGTTCGCGATGGCCGGCCTGGGCGTTCCCCAGGTGGTGATCCGCAAGATCGACGGCGCCGAGATCCTGCGCCGCGTCGAGGAGCACGGTGTCACCGTGATGTGTGCAGCTCCGGCCGTGGTCGCCGCGGTCTTGGAGGCCGCAGCCGACTGGGAGGGCGAGATCCCCGGTCGCGACAAGGTCCGGATCATCGTGGCCGGTGCGCCCCCGCCCACGAAGACCGTGGCGCGGGTCGAGCAGGAGCTCGGCTGGGAGTTCATCCAGATCTATGGCCTCACCGAGACCTCTCCGCTGCTGACCATCAACCGCACGCGTGCGGAGTGGGACGACCTCGACCCCGAGGCACGGGCCAGCAAGCTGGTGCGCGCCGGGGCGCCCGCGGTCGGCGTACGGCTGTCCACCGATGCAGCCGGCGAGGTGCTGGCCCGGTCCAACGTGGTCCTCGAGGGCTACTGGCAGAACCCGGACGAGACCGAGCGCTGCCTGGCCGATGACTGGTTCCACACCGGCGACGGTGGCGTGATCGGCGACGACGGCTACCTCACCATCCAGGACCGCAAGAAGGACGTCATCATCACCGGCGGTGAGAACGTCTCCTCGATCGAGGTCGAGGACGTGCTCTTCTCGCACCCGGCCGTCCAGGAGGTCGCCGTGATCGGCGTGCCCAGCGAGAAGTGGGGAGAAACCATCAAGGCGCTGGTCGTGCTGGCCCCCGACGAGCATGCGACCGAGGCCGACCTGATCGCCTGGTGCAAGGACCGGGCCGCCGGCTACAAGGCACCGACCTCGATCGAGTTCCGCGACGAGCTGGCTCGCACCGCGACCGGGAAGCTGCAGAAGTTCAAGCTCCGGGCGCCCTACTGGGAAGCCCAGGGCAAACAGATCAACTGA